The Sulfurospirillum diekertiae genomic sequence ACCATGAGTATAGGCATTAGCCTCTTCCCCGACTCCGGAAAAGACTTTAATCAACTGATTAAAAATGCTGATCTAGCACTCTATCTGGCTAAAGAATCAGGAAGAAATAACTTTAAAATATTTTCATAGTCAATAGAAAATAAAGATAAATTAAACTCGCTAAATTTTGACGTTATTAGAAAAATTCTATTTCATCATCACCACTGATATCCGCACTTTTCTCTTCAAAAATAGCTTCAATTTGGATGCACGAAGAGAGCAATGACGCATCAAGATAGTGGATATCACGAGCAACTCTAGTAATAAAAACATTTTCTCTCCACGATGCAAGATCATGTAAAAGATTAAGAAGCATTGAAGATAGTTTTTTAACTTTTGTCTTTTCAAATTGATCTTCTGTCAAAGTTGACAGAAAATTGATGAGCGTTTGCACTGAAAAGCCTAAATGCTCAAAATCGACTAACTCTGCCAAAAGATCTGCATACTCTTGAAAATTCTCACAAATAATCGTAGCGGTTCGCTTATTAGGATCGCGCTCAAAATCTAAAATGGCCTTATCTATCTCATCATTAATGACTTCAAGTCCATCGATTTTACCCATAAAGGAGATAATATTGTTGTCAATATATTCTGTAGCAGACAATACATTATCATGTGTTTTTTCCAATACCTTTTTTGCCTCATCACTGATTTCAACAGTCGCTTTTTGAACTTTAAGAGGAGTCTTCTTTTCTATATCAAGTTGAAAAGAGAGCATCTCTTTAGTTAAAATATATTTAGCATGGGCAAAATGCTTGAGTAAAATATTTTTAATAATGCTATTTTTGATAGCGCCTTTGTGTAATAACATCATATAAACTTTCTCAGGGCTTTCTTCCATGACAATGGTAAAGGAGTGCTCATTTTTAAGCAACCACAATCCAAAACCATAGATTAATCGCACACAATCACTCAAATCTATAATGTTCTTTTCACCATTGAGCCAATAGTCCCAAAATTCTCCCAAAGATTCTTCTTTTTCAATTCTAAAAGTCGTATTACGACTATAAACCTTGGTATTAAAAGGATTTAAAACGTTAGAAGCTGTTTTTGTTTCTTTGTCCCGATGGCGGATAATACGAATATAGTGCTTAATTCGAGTACAAAAAAGCTCAGCATCAATCGGTTTTGTCAGATAATCTTCTGCACCTAAAGAGAGCATTTTATTTTTGGATACCTGGTCGTCAAGTGCACTCAAGGCAATAATCATGCACTTTTTCTGTACTTGCCTAATAAGTTTTGTGGCCTCAAAACCATCCATATGAGGCATCATTATATCCATAAAAATAAGATCAAAGTTTTGCTTAACACACATTTCTACAGCGATTTGCCCATCTTCAGCTTCATATACTTCAACATTATCTACCTCTTCAAGCAAAAGATTGAGCGTCAGTCTGTTGTTGTCATTATCGTCTACAATAAGCACTTTGAGCATATTAGTCCTTTAGTTTTTTTGTTACAATAAATTTAGCGCCACCCAAAGAAAGGGAATCTTCAATGATACAGTTAAAACCTAAATCTGCACAGAGTAATTTTACGAAATGAAGCCCTATTCCCGTACCTTTTTTTTCCATATTGGTAATGCCACCCCAATTTTGTTCATAAAGCTCAAAAACACCCTCTTTATCATGAATGCCTTTGCCATCATCTTCAATGATAATTTCTACTTTTTCCTTGTCACATAATAAAAAAACTTCAACCAAAGAAGTGCCATATTTGATTGCATTGGAGAGAACATTAGCGATGATTTGCTTAAACCTAAACTCATCGCTACTGATGAAGGATTCACTTCCATCATCTTGAAAGATGATCTCTTTTTTATTTTCCATCGCCAATGATTCATGTTTATCAATGACATCTTGAATACTCTCTTTGAGATTAAAAAGGGTATACGTATAATTTATTTTATGGTTTCGTAGTTTACTTAAATCTAAAATATGGGTAACATTGTCTAGCATCAGAGAAGCGCTTTTATAAATTTGCCCTAAGAGGTGTATGCGCTTATCTTTTGGAATCTCTTCAATGCGATGCATATTTTTATATAAATACTGCGAAAAATTAATAATGGCATTGAGTGGTGTTTTAAGCTCCTGGGTAAATAAAATTAAGAAAGAGTCTTTTGCTTCAGCAAGTTTTGTCTGCTCATGAACTTTAATTTCTCTTGCCTGAATAGCACGACGCTCTTCTAACATTTGTGTAATATCGCGCCTGATAGCAATATACTCTTCAATACTCCCATTACTTTTGTTTTTGTAGGGGATAATAATCGTATCGGCCCAAAAATCACTTCCATCTTTGTTAATATTTAAAACCCTCTCTCTCCAAATATGCCCCTGTTTAATCGTATCCCACATTTCGGTATATATTTCAAGCGAATTAGAAGGGTGCCTCATGAAACGATGAGTTTTACCAAGAACCTCTGCTTTTGTGAAGCCTGTCACCTTGGTGAAATTATCGTTAACATAGGTGATATTGCCATTGGAATCAGTTTGGGAAACAATAGAAGAGTCTATAAGAGAGTCAAAATACTGTATCCCTTTAGAAAGGACCTTTTTTCGAGCAATGACTTCTAGACCATTTCTTAAATAATCAAAAGCGTACTTTTTTTGTGTTTCAATGCAAAAATTTTTCCCGGGAGCAAGCGTTCGAACCACTCCAAAACATTCATCATTGCGTAAATCCAAAAAGAGAACCATCTCTATATTTGGATAGAGTAGCTTTATTACCTTTAATGTTTCAAGACACCCTTTATCTTCGCAAGAAACTGTCCCAAAAATAAAATCAATGTTACAATGAGCACATAGATTCAAAATCTCTTCCGCAGATTGTGCCACATGCAAAAAGTGAGGAAGTTTTTTTGTATTACGTATCAAAAATTCATCATATGCCATTTCGCCTATAAAAAGTATTGATACCTTATTTTCATTAGAAAAAAAATCCATCACCATTTTTATTCCTAATGCGATAATTTTGAAACAACGACATTGCTAATTTCACCCAGTGGCACCACAGAATCTACAGCACCTAACTTAATCGCCTCTTTAGGCATTCCAAAGACAACACATGTCTCTTCAGACTGCGCAATCGTTTTGGCCCCCGCTTGGTGCATATTGAACATCCCTTTAGCCCCATCACTCCCCATACCCGTGAGGATAATGCCTAGTGCATTTGCGCCTGCAACCTTCGAAACTGAATTAAAAAGCACATCAACACTAGGACAATGACCACTGACTCTGCGACCCTCTCCAATTTCAACAAAATACCTTGCACCTGAGCGCCTCAACACCATATGCAGGCCTCCTTGCGCAATATAAGCCGTTCCCATTGCTAAAAAATCTCCATTTTTAGCCACTTTAACATCTATGTCGCACAAAGAATCTAATCTTGCTGCAAATGAACCTATAAAACTATCGGGCATATGTTGAACAATAACAATAGCAGGTGAATTTTTGGGCATACCTCGAAGAACAACCTTAAGCGCTTCGGTTCCTCCCGTACTTGAACCAATCGCAATCACTTTGTTAGTCGTCTCTGCAATACTAAGTCGGTTAGATACGATTGCCGTATGGGGAATGATTTTTTGAACTCTAGCATAAGAAGCATCTACCACTTTTTGAATAAGCTCATCGTGAATTTCATCTTTACCATCGTAAATATTGGAGTGAGGTTTTGCGACATAGTCTATAGCTCCAGCCTCTAATGCATCAAGAGTTACTTGCGCACTTTTGCGTGTCAAAGAGGAGACCATGACAACAGGTGTTGGAAAATAGGTCATCAGCTTTTGTAAAAATGTGACTCCATCCATACGTGGCATCTCGACATCCAAACATACCACATTAGGTTTAAGCTCTATAATCATATCTCGCGCAATAAAGGCATCTGCGGCAAGACCAACAACCTCAATACGCTTATCGCTCTCTAAAATTTCTCGTAATATATGCCTTGCGGTGGCGCTATCGTCCACGATTAAAACTCTAATCATTTTCCATAATCTCATTTTGTACATATTTAAGAATAATTCTATTGGCATCACTGATCATCATAATACGTCTACCATTATTCCCCCCTGTGTCTTCGGCTTTGATTGGGATGGTGTACTGTCTCAAAATTTCTTTGGCAATCATAATGTTTTTTTGTCCTATCATTTGCCCCTCAGTATTGGTTTTATGGATATTAGCGCCTCCAAAAATCTTAGCTTCCATATTACGCCTAGAACAGCCGATATTTTCCATATTTTCAATCATCTTAGGAATGGAAATATTGCCAAATTTTGGGCTTTCCAATCCATTACCATTCCAGAGTGGTAAAAGATAGTGATTCATCGCTCCTATCATTTGTACTTTGTCATACAAACATACACCCACGCAAGAACCTAGTACCGTGACGATTTCTGTGGGATTAATGGCAATAAAAATTTCTCCAACATGGATGAATTTTCGTGATAACATCAAAACTCTTTCATATCATCAAAATCATCGAACATAAATTCATTGCCACCTTCACCTAAAAGTGCTTCTGCTACGTTTTTTTCTTGAAGTTTAAGCACTACTGTAAATGTTGTTTTCTCTTCACTGGATTCATAATCAATCTCGCCATCCAACGAATCGACCAAGGCATTGACAACGCTTAGCCCTAAACCAAGCCCCTCAACAGATTCTCTGGCTTTACTCTTTTTATCCACTTTTTTAAAGCGATTGAAAACCTCTTTTTTATACTCTTTCAAAATCATATCACCGGTATTGGTGATATCAATCACAAGATTTTTGCCTTTTATATCTACATTGATCGTAATTTTCTTACCTCTAAAAGAGTATTCGCAGGCATTTGAAATGATATTCGAAAGAATGCAATGAAGCTTTTTCGTATCACTGATAACGACCTCTTGCAAAGCGATATGGGACTCTATAGCCAATGATTTTTCTTCTATCAAATAGGTAAAGGAACTTATGACTTCTTCAAAAAGTTTTTCCAGATTGACTTCACTAAAATAACTGCCTATTTCTCCTGCTTCTATTTCTGCTGCCATAAAGATATTGGTCAGTTGAAAATTAAGTTTGAGCAATTCTGTATTTAAAAAGCTTTTAATTTTTTCGGTTTTAGGAGAATCTTCATTTTTTTGCATCATGGAAGAGAGATTAAGCAGTGAACTGACAGGATTGTTAAATACATTTTTAATCAGTGATAGAAATTCTCCTTTAACAGAGTCCGTTTCTTTAAGCTTTTCATTGAGATCATACAACTTTTTAGTCGTAAATTCCAACTCTTCGAGCATGGTATTTTTTTGCTCAAACCGTCTTTCTATCTCTTCTAATAATGCTTTATCACTTATAGTCTCAGTCATTTTAAACCTTTTGATAAATTGATGCACTTCTGGATTTAAATCCCGTTTTGATATCGGTGAGTGCTTCTGAACTTCCGATAAAAAGATACCCATCTGGTTGCAACATGTTGTAAAATTTTTGCACCAAAGCCGCTTGTGTTGGTTTGTCAAAATAGATCATAACATTGCGACAAAAAATGATATCAAATTTTTTTTCTTTAAAAATATCGTAATTACCCGTTACAAGATTAAATCCTCGAAAAACAATATGACGTTTGATTTTTTCATCGATTGTGTAAACGCTATTTTCGTTATGGTGTACTTTATGAAAATACGTGTTGAGATAAATATTTCCTAGTGATCCTACGGCTTTTTCACTGTAAACGCCACCACTTGCTTCTTTTAAAACCCGAGGTGAAACATCGGTCGCTAAAATCTTTATGTCACTATTGGGGGCATTTTCTTCTAAAAACATAGCAATGCTGTAAGGTTCTTCTCCCGTAGAGCATGCAGCAGACCAAATGCGAAGCTTATTATTTTTCTTCTCCATCATGGTTGATAGATTATTTTTCCAAAACTCCCACTGCTTTGATTCTCTAAAAAAGGACGTCACATTTGTCGAGATTAAAGAACAAAGGTATTCAAGCTCATGTCCAGTTTTATCATTCACTAAAATGTTGTAATACTCGCTAAAATCATTAAGATGCAGCAGCTTAACCCTTTTGGCGAGTCGCGCTTGCACTAAATAAATTTTTTGAGCCCCTAATGAAATACCAATGTGCTCATAAATATAATGTCTAAATAGCTCAAACTCTTTTTTTACTGAGAGTGAGCCGCTCCATTAGTACAGTTCTTCTACATTTAAGATCAGAGCAACTTCACCATTTCCCATGACAGCTCCGCCACTGACACCCTCAGTTTTAGCAAAAAACTCACCTAATGTTTTAATAACAACCTGTTGTCGACCAACCAGTTCATCTACTAAAAGGGCAAATTTGCCTTTGTCATTTTCAATGCATACCAAAGTTGACTCCCAAGGATTTGGAGAAGTGTGTTCAAGTTCTAAGGCGCGGGCTAATCTTATAATCGGTAATAGTTCAGAACGCAATTGCACAAACTCTTCTTTACCACCTGCAATATGTACGGATTCTTGTTGTGGTCTAAAAGATTCTATGATGGAAAGGGTCGGAATAATATAAATTTTATCCGAACATCGCACAATCATTCCATCAATAATTGCCAACGTTAGAGGTAAAACAATCGAAAAAGTACTCCCTTTTCCCTCAGCGGAGACAATGTCGATTTTACCTCGTACACCCTCAATGGCATTACGAACCACATCAAGCCCTACTCCTCGACCAGAAAGATCGCTAATGGTATCGGCAGTTGAGAAGCCAGGTTGCATAATAAGCCCATAAACTTGTGCGTCACTCAGCTCATCACTTGCATTGATAATACCTCGCTCTAAAGCTTTTTGATACACTTTTTGTTTATTAATACCTCTGCCATCATCGCGCACCTCAATAATGATATTGCCCCCTTTATGATAT encodes the following:
- a CDS encoding response regulator transcription factor; the protein is MLKVLIVDDNDNNRLTLNLLLEEVDNVEVYEAEDGQIAVEMCVKQNFDLIFMDIMMPHMDGFEATKLIRQVQKKCMIIALSALDDQVSKNKMLSLGAEDYLTKPIDAELFCTRIKHYIRIIRHRDKETKTASNVLNPFNTKVYSRNTTFRIEKEESLGEFWDYWLNGEKNIIDLSDCVRLIYGFGLWLLKNEHSFTIVMEESPEKVYMMLLHKGAIKNSIIKNILLKHFAHAKYILTKEMLSFQLDIEKKTPLKVQKATVEISDEAKKVLEKTHDNVLSATEYIDNNIISFMGKIDGLEVINDEIDKAILDFERDPNKRTATIICENFQEYADLLAELVDFEHLGFSVQTLINFLSTLTEDQFEKTKVKKLSSMLLNLLHDLASWRENVFITRVARDIHYLDASLLSSCIQIEAIFEEKSADISGDDEIEFF
- a CDS encoding PAS domain-containing sensor histidine kinase, with protein sequence MDFFSNENKVSILFIGEMAYDEFLIRNTKKLPHFLHVAQSAEEILNLCAHCNIDFIFGTVSCEDKGCLETLKVIKLLYPNIEMVLFLDLRNDECFGVVRTLAPGKNFCIETQKKYAFDYLRNGLEVIARKKVLSKGIQYFDSLIDSSIVSQTDSNGNITYVNDNFTKVTGFTKAEVLGKTHRFMRHPSNSLEIYTEMWDTIKQGHIWRERVLNINKDGSDFWADTIIIPYKNKSNGSIEEYIAIRRDITQMLEERRAIQAREIKVHEQTKLAEAKDSFLILFTQELKTPLNAIINFSQYLYKNMHRIEEIPKDKRIHLLGQIYKSASLMLDNVTHILDLSKLRNHKINYTYTLFNLKESIQDVIDKHESLAMENKKEIIFQDDGSESFISSDEFRFKQIIANVLSNAIKYGTSLVEVFLLCDKEKVEIIIEDDGKGIHDKEGVFELYEQNWGGITNMEKKGTGIGLHFVKLLCADLGFNCIIEDSLSLGGAKFIVTKKLKD
- a CDS encoding protein-glutamate methylesterase/protein-glutamine glutaminase, coding for MIRVLIVDDSATARHILREILESDKRIEVVGLAADAFIARDMIIELKPNVVCLDVEMPRMDGVTFLQKLMTYFPTPVVMVSSLTRKSAQVTLDALEAGAIDYVAKPHSNIYDGKDEIHDELIQKVVDASYARVQKIIPHTAIVSNRLSIAETTNKVIAIGSSTGGTEALKVVLRGMPKNSPAIVIVQHMPDSFIGSFAARLDSLCDIDVKVAKNGDFLAMGTAYIAQGGLHMVLRRSGARYFVEIGEGRRVSGHCPSVDVLFNSVSKVAGANALGIILTGMGSDGAKGMFNMHQAGAKTIAQSEETCVVFGMPKEAIKLGAVDSVVPLGEISNVVVSKLSH
- a CDS encoding chemotaxis protein CheD codes for the protein MLSRKFIHVGEIFIAINPTEIVTVLGSCVGVCLYDKVQMIGAMNHYLLPLWNGNGLESPKFGNISIPKMIENMENIGCSRRNMEAKIFGGANIHKTNTEGQMIGQKNIMIAKEILRQYTIPIKAEDTGGNNGRRIMMISDANRIILKYVQNEIMEND
- a CDS encoding sensor histidine kinase, translating into MTETISDKALLEEIERRFEQKNTMLEELEFTTKKLYDLNEKLKETDSVKGEFLSLIKNVFNNPVSSLLNLSSMMQKNEDSPKTEKIKSFLNTELLKLNFQLTNIFMAAEIEAGEIGSYFSEVNLEKLFEEVISSFTYLIEEKSLAIESHIALQEVVISDTKKLHCILSNIISNACEYSFRGKKITINVDIKGKNLVIDITNTGDMILKEYKKEVFNRFKKVDKKSKARESVEGLGLGLSVVNALVDSLDGEIDYESSEEKTTFTVVLKLQEKNVAEALLGEGGNEFMFDDFDDMKEF
- a CDS encoding CheR family methyltransferase, whose protein sequence is MYEHIGISLGAQKIYLVQARLAKRVKLLHLNDFSEYYNILVNDKTGHELEYLCSLISTNVTSFFRESKQWEFWKNNLSTMMEKKNNKLRIWSAACSTGEEPYSIAMFLEENAPNSDIKILATDVSPRVLKEASGGVYSEKAVGSLGNIYLNTYFHKVHHNENSVYTIDEKIKRHIVFRGFNLVTGNYDIFKEKKFDIIFCRNVMIYFDKPTQAALVQKFYNMLQPDGYLFIGSSEALTDIKTGFKSRSASIYQKV